One Streptomyces sp. NBC_00554 DNA segment encodes these proteins:
- a CDS encoding NPP1 family protein: MKKNSRIGKVSIVFGSAVALVVAFPGIALADPPSALPANANGLEQTFQPAYDYDTDGCYPTPAIGPDGTLNGGLNPTGALNGSCRDSWDLDNTNGYSRQKCNNGWCAIMYGLYFEKDQAVAGSSLGGHRHDWEHVVVWTQDNVAKYVSTSAHGDFNTYSSDQIRWDGTHPKIVYHKDGISTHCFRPANSNDEPPENHQHTWQFPRLVGWDGYPAGVRDKLTAANWGSAVFGLKDGNFNYHLEQAEPSGIPFDSNA, encoded by the coding sequence GTGAAGAAAAATTCGCGCATCGGCAAGGTTTCGATCGTCTTCGGAAGCGCCGTCGCGCTGGTCGTCGCCTTTCCGGGTATCGCCCTCGCCGACCCGCCTTCGGCCCTGCCGGCCAACGCGAACGGACTGGAGCAGACGTTCCAGCCCGCCTATGACTACGACACCGATGGCTGCTACCCCACTCCGGCCATCGGCCCCGACGGGACCCTTAATGGCGGCCTCAACCCGACCGGGGCTCTCAACGGCTCGTGCCGCGACTCATGGGACCTGGACAACACCAACGGGTACTCGCGCCAGAAGTGCAACAACGGCTGGTGCGCGATCATGTACGGCCTCTACTTCGAGAAGGACCAGGCCGTGGCCGGCAGCAGCCTCGGCGGGCACCGCCACGACTGGGAGCACGTCGTGGTGTGGACGCAGGACAACGTGGCCAAGTACGTCTCCACCTCCGCCCACGGCGACTTCAACACCTACAGCAGCGACCAGATCCGCTGGGACGGCACGCACCCGAAGATCGTCTACCACAAGGACGGGATCAGTACCCACTGCTTCCGCCCCGCGAACTCCAACGACGAGCCGCCGGAGAACCACCAGCACACCTGGCAGTTCCCCCGGCTGGTCGGCTGGGACGGCTACCCCGCGGGCGTGCGCGACAAGCTGACCGCGGCCAACTGGGGCAGCGCCGTCTTCGGCCTCAAGGACGGCAACTTCAATTACCACCTGGAGCAGGCGGAGCCCTCCGGTATCCCGTTCGACTCGAACGCGTGA
- a CDS encoding YceI family protein, with product MALALLRRLRSKGASADAAGLSLPLPQGAGALGREVLDPMGAAMGAAEVTVTAMDSHRVVARGITDPYGFFLAALPPGRYSLMIAAEGLQPHRETVDVEAGAATPTQRIWLQTARVLELPVSGTWLFDPPHTAIRFIAKHVGMANVHGRFERFDGGIRIAPDMADSRVQVRIHASSITTGNVTRDNHLRSADFLDVERFPYIEFSSTRFAYRGGSKWTLQGSLTMHGVSRSVALDTTYLGTVNGGYGEELRCAALAKAELHREDYTLDWRSMLARGIAVVGPTVQLELDVQAMYRTHDTPTPPE from the coding sequence ATGGCCCTCGCTCTGCTCAGGCGCCTGCGATCCAAGGGTGCCTCCGCCGACGCGGCGGGCCTCTCGCTCCCTCTCCCGCAGGGTGCCGGCGCGCTCGGCCGCGAGGTGCTCGACCCCATGGGTGCGGCCATGGGCGCGGCCGAGGTGACGGTCACCGCGATGGACTCGCACCGCGTCGTGGCCCGCGGTATCACCGACCCCTACGGCTTCTTCCTCGCGGCGCTGCCGCCCGGCCGCTACAGCCTGATGATCGCGGCCGAGGGGCTGCAACCGCACCGCGAGACGGTGGACGTCGAGGCCGGAGCGGCGACCCCCACGCAGCGGATCTGGCTGCAGACCGCCCGCGTCCTGGAACTGCCGGTATCCGGTACCTGGCTCTTCGACCCGCCCCACACGGCGATCCGCTTCATCGCCAAGCACGTCGGCATGGCCAACGTCCACGGCCGTTTCGAACGCTTCGACGGCGGTATCCGCATCGCCCCCGACATGGCCGACTCCCGGGTCCAGGTCCGCATCCACGCGTCGAGCATCACGACCGGGAACGTGACCCGGGACAACCACCTGCGTTCCGCCGACTTCCTCGACGTCGAGAGGTTCCCGTACATCGAGTTCAGCAGCACGCGCTTCGCCTATCGCGGCGGCAGCAAATGGACCCTGCAGGGCTCGCTGACGATGCACGGAGTGAGCCGTTCCGTGGCACTCGACACGACCTACCTCGGCACGGTCAACGGCGGCTACGGCGAGGAGTTGCGCTGCGCGGCCCTGGCCAAGGCGGAACTGCACCGGGAGGACTACACGCTCGACTGGCGTTCCATGCTGGCGCGTGGCATCGCGGTGGTCGGTCCGACGGTCCAACTGGAGCTGGATGTACAGGCGATGTACCGGACGCATGACACGCCTACGCCGCCGGAGTAG
- a CDS encoding maleylacetate reductase, translated as MTTALDFSYESRPSRVVFRPGAAVSATPGEVARLGLHRVLVVCGSRGSAVAQAVADALGDSCAGLHAEARMHVPVEVADRAVEVARAAGADGCVAVGGGSAIGLGKAIALRTGLPLIAVPSTYSGSEMTPVWGLTEHGAKRTGRDPVVQPRTVVYDPELTLALPVPLSVTSGVNALAHAVEALYAPDASPLVSLMAEEGVRAMAGALPQVAAAPDDLDARGRALYGAWLCGACLGATTMGLHHKLCHVLGGTFGLPHAETHTVVLPYALAYNASAAPEAIKALSRALATDDVPRALRDLAGNLGAPRTLAELGLKEADLAVAAAQATAAAYPNPREVTANGVLGLLTAAYEGWEPRSDAVQ; from the coding sequence ATGACCACCGCGCTCGACTTCTCCTACGAGAGCCGGCCCTCCCGGGTCGTCTTCCGGCCCGGCGCGGCGGTGTCCGCGACACCGGGCGAGGTCGCGCGGCTCGGGCTGCACAGGGTGCTGGTCGTGTGCGGCAGCCGGGGCTCGGCGGTCGCGCAGGCCGTCGCGGACGCGCTCGGCGACTCCTGCGCCGGGCTGCACGCCGAGGCCCGTATGCACGTACCCGTGGAGGTCGCCGACCGGGCCGTCGAGGTGGCGCGGGCCGCCGGCGCCGACGGATGTGTCGCGGTCGGCGGCGGCTCGGCGATCGGCCTCGGCAAGGCGATCGCATTGCGTACGGGGCTGCCGCTGATCGCCGTGCCCTCCACCTACTCCGGCTCCGAGATGACCCCCGTCTGGGGCCTCACCGAGCACGGCGCCAAACGCACCGGACGCGACCCCGTCGTCCAGCCCCGCACCGTCGTCTACGACCCCGAGCTCACCCTCGCGCTCCCCGTCCCCCTCTCCGTCACCAGCGGCGTCAACGCGCTCGCGCACGCCGTCGAAGCCCTGTACGCGCCCGACGCCTCGCCCCTCGTCTCGCTGATGGCGGAGGAGGGCGTACGGGCGATGGCCGGGGCACTTCCCCAGGTGGCCGCCGCCCCCGACGACCTCGACGCGCGCGGCCGCGCCCTGTACGGCGCCTGGCTCTGCGGAGCCTGCCTGGGCGCCACCACCATGGGCCTGCACCACAAGCTGTGCCATGTGCTCGGCGGCACCTTCGGCCTGCCGCACGCCGAGACCCACACGGTGGTCCTCCCGTACGCCCTCGCGTACAACGCCTCCGCCGCTCCTGAGGCGATCAAGGCCCTGTCCCGCGCCCTGGCCACCGACGACGTCCCCCGCGCGCTTCGCGACCTGGCCGGAAACCTCGGCGCTCCCCGCACACTCGCTGAACTCGGCCTGAAAGAAGCCGACTTGGCGGTCGCTGCCGCACAGGCCACCGCGGCCGCGTACCCCAACCCCCGTGAGGTCACCGCGAACGGTGTACTCGGTCTGCTGACGGCGGCGTACGAAGGCTGGGAACCCCGGAGCGACGCCGTCCAGTAG
- a CDS encoding intradiol ring-cleavage dioxygenase — MTTEHTADLTGEVVDSLQRTADPRVRELLSALTRHLHAFVRETEPTMEEWERAIGFLTATGQMCTDTRQEFILLSDVLGVSMLVETINGHRDPGATESTVLGPFHMTESPVRELGANIDLVGTGEPCVVSGRVLAPDGSPLPGAVLDVWQADPEGYYDVQRPDVQPAGNGRGLFTADAEGRFWFRSCVPSPYPIPTDGPVGELLKATDRHPYRPAHIHFIASAEGHTSVTTHIFVAGSEYLDSDAVFAVKQSLIQDFADTDDPSLAREFGVPNPFRHARFDLVLEPS, encoded by the coding sequence ATGACCACCGAACACACGGCCGATCTCACCGGCGAGGTCGTCGACAGCCTGCAGCGGACGGCCGACCCCCGGGTGCGCGAGCTTCTGAGCGCGCTCACCCGGCACCTCCACGCCTTCGTACGTGAGACGGAGCCGACGATGGAGGAGTGGGAGCGCGCCATCGGCTTCCTGACGGCGACCGGGCAGATGTGCACCGACACCCGGCAGGAGTTCATCCTCCTCTCCGACGTGCTCGGCGTCTCGATGCTCGTGGAGACCATCAACGGCCACCGCGATCCGGGAGCCACCGAGTCGACCGTCCTCGGTCCCTTCCACATGACCGAGTCGCCGGTCCGTGAACTCGGCGCGAACATCGACCTGGTGGGCACCGGCGAGCCGTGCGTGGTCAGCGGCCGGGTGCTGGCACCGGACGGATCCCCGCTGCCCGGCGCGGTCCTCGACGTGTGGCAGGCCGACCCCGAGGGCTACTACGACGTGCAGCGGCCGGACGTCCAGCCGGCGGGCAACGGACGGGGACTCTTCACGGCGGACGCTGAGGGCCGTTTCTGGTTCCGCAGCTGTGTGCCGAGCCCGTACCCGATCCCGACCGACGGCCCGGTCGGCGAGCTCCTGAAGGCGACCGACCGCCATCCCTACCGCCCCGCCCACATCCACTTCATCGCCTCGGCCGAGGGCCATACCTCCGTCACCACGCACATCTTCGTGGCGGGCAGCGAATACCTCGACTCCGACGCGGTGTTCGCCGTGAAGCAGAGCCTGATCCAGGACTTCGCCGACACCGACGACCCTTCCCTGGCACGGGAGTTCGGCGTCCCGAACCCCTTCCGCCACGCGCGCTTCGACCTCGTACTGGAGCCGTCATGA
- a CDS encoding FAD-dependent oxidoreductase — translation MHTVETEVLIVGSGPAGASAALALSTYGVPNIVATRYARLAETPRAHITNQRTMEVLRDLGVEQEVVAQATPQHLMGNTTFCTSLAGEELGRVRSWGNDPLVQAAHELASPTRMCDMPQHLMEPVIVDAAVARGTSLRFETEYLSHTQDADGVTATVRDRLRGDTYEIRAKYLIGADGGRSKVAEDAGLPMGGQMGVAGSINIVFDADLTKYTAHRPSTLYWVLAPGATVGGIGAGLVRNVRPWNEWMIVWGYDVTAGAPDLTTEYAESVVRQLVGDDDIPVTIKSSSAWTVNEMYAETYSNGRVFCAGDATHRHPPSNGLGSNTSIQDAYNLAWKLKLVLDGTAAPKLLDTYTAERAPVGKQIVTRANKSIGETAPIFEALDGLSPQTPEQLWANIDARKDATEAAAKQRQALREAIAFKVYEFNAHGVDLNQRYTSDAIVPDGSQDPGFARDPELYHQPSTRPGAKLPHAWITSGTRTLSTLDTVGRGRFTLVTGIGGEDWVRAAEAQDLDIATVVVGPGQEYEDPYGDWARLSEISDAGALLVRPDGYVAFRHTAASEDAERLLSAALRRILGHA, via the coding sequence GTGCACACCGTCGAGACCGAAGTACTCATCGTCGGGAGCGGCCCCGCGGGCGCCTCGGCCGCGCTGGCCCTGAGCACGTACGGCGTACCCAACATCGTCGCCACCCGCTACGCGCGCCTCGCCGAGACCCCCCGTGCGCACATCACCAACCAGCGCACGATGGAGGTGCTCCGCGACCTCGGCGTCGAGCAGGAAGTCGTCGCGCAGGCCACCCCGCAGCACCTGATGGGCAACACCACCTTCTGCACCAGCCTCGCAGGCGAGGAGCTGGGCCGCGTCCGCTCCTGGGGCAACGACCCGCTCGTCCAGGCGGCGCACGAACTCGCCAGCCCGACTCGCATGTGCGACATGCCGCAGCACCTCATGGAACCGGTGATCGTCGACGCGGCGGTCGCCCGCGGCACCTCGTTGCGCTTCGAGACCGAGTACCTCTCGCACACCCAGGACGCCGACGGCGTGACGGCCACCGTCCGGGACCGGCTGCGCGGGGACACGTACGAGATCCGCGCCAAGTACCTGATCGGTGCCGACGGCGGCCGTTCCAAGGTCGCCGAGGACGCGGGTCTGCCGATGGGCGGTCAGATGGGGGTCGCGGGCAGCATCAACATCGTCTTCGACGCCGATCTGACGAAGTACACCGCTCACCGGCCCTCCACCCTCTACTGGGTGCTGGCGCCCGGCGCCACCGTCGGCGGCATCGGCGCGGGCCTGGTCCGCAACGTCCGCCCGTGGAACGAGTGGATGATCGTCTGGGGGTACGACGTCACGGCGGGCGCCCCCGACCTGACCACCGAGTACGCCGAGTCGGTCGTCCGGCAGCTCGTCGGCGACGACGACATCCCGGTGACCATCAAGTCGTCCTCGGCGTGGACGGTCAACGAGATGTACGCGGAGACGTACTCGAACGGCCGCGTCTTCTGCGCAGGCGACGCCACGCACCGCCACCCGCCGTCCAACGGCCTCGGTTCCAACACCTCGATCCAGGACGCGTACAACCTGGCCTGGAAGCTCAAGCTGGTCCTCGACGGCACGGCGGCACCGAAGCTGCTCGACACGTACACCGCCGAGCGCGCCCCGGTCGGCAAGCAGATCGTCACCCGCGCCAACAAGTCCATCGGCGAGACCGCCCCCATCTTCGAGGCCCTCGACGGGCTCTCCCCGCAGACCCCCGAGCAGCTGTGGGCCAACATCGACGCCCGCAAGGACGCCACCGAGGCCGCGGCCAAGCAGCGGCAGGCACTGCGCGAGGCGATCGCCTTCAAGGTGTACGAGTTCAACGCGCACGGCGTCGACCTCAACCAGCGCTACACGTCCGACGCGATCGTCCCCGACGGCTCGCAGGATCCCGGCTTCGCGCGCGACCCGGAGCTGTACCACCAGCCCTCCACCCGCCCCGGCGCCAAGCTCCCGCACGCCTGGATCACCTCCGGGACCCGCACCCTGTCCACCCTCGACACGGTGGGCCGAGGCCGTTTCACCCTGGTCACGGGCATCGGCGGCGAGGACTGGGTGCGCGCGGCCGAGGCACAGGACCTCGACATCGCCACCGTCGTCGTCGGTCCCGGGCAGGAGTACGAGGACCCGTACGGCGACTGGGCGCGGCTGAGCGAGATCTCCGACGCGGGCGCCCTCCTCGTACGGCCGGACGGGTATGTGGCCTTCCGGCACACGGCCGCGTCCGAGGACGCCGAGCGGTTGCTGTCGGCGGCGTTGCGACGGATCCTCGGACATGCCTGA